A region from the Leishmania panamensis strain MHOM/PA/94/PSC-1 chromosome 20 sequence genome encodes:
- a CDS encoding hypothetical protein (TriTrypDB/GeneDB-style sysID: LpmP.20.3120), whose amino-acid sequence MNEAAPFCVAPQTWQGGLARYPASQSHMWNNNIILQPEDIDVEVFTAICQVEKQYNKNEISDEDFETLQLTFCLFTVNQSCYDLIPNGREIRVTQANAFEFFQRVHAPYDNLKQAPTLNQPTESTSPPRLRMTGARLRLTAQNTDDLEWIRWTAQNDPAALAFHPDEPLRWAVVPRSRDFMIRVQPEGEKTFVGPDHLGLFLDTLAILLTEIERAISVFGYYPPNCIAAAPVMDHDKHSIHTSQPPRITHLPFPPQRVNSPRRSSLQRSTMSVSATAAAAAATMQNRRIIRRASSAELEKQRALFSPTHDTGGLLAPFQELNV is encoded by the coding sequence atGAACGAGGCAGCGCCCTTTTGTGTGGCCCCGCAGACGTGGCAGGGCGGCCTCGCTCGCTACCCTGCTAGTCAGTCGCATATGTGGAACAACAACATAATTCTTCAACCGGAGGACATCGATGTGGAGGTGTTCACTGCCATATGTCAAGTGGAGAAGCAATATAACAAGAACGAAATCAGTGACGAGGACTTTGAGACACTGCAGCTGACGTTTTGCCTCTTCACAGTAAACCAGTCCTGCTACGACTTGATCCCAAACGGGCGTGAAATTCGTGTTACGCAGGCAAACGCCTTCGAGTTTTTTCAGCGCGTTCACGCTCCCTACGATAACCTGAAGCAGGCGCCGACTCTGAACCAGCCAACCGagtccacctctcccccgcgACTCCGCATGACAGGAGCACGGTTGCGCCTTACCGCTCAAAACACAGACGACCTCGAGTGGATTCGGTGGACCGCCCAGAATGACCCGGCTGCGCTTGCCTTCCATCCAGACGAGCCGCTACGCTGGGCAGTCGTGCCGCGCAGCCGCGACTTTATGATTCGCGTGCAGCCGGAGGGCGAGAAGACGTTCGTCGGCCCAGACCATCTCGGCCTCTTTCTCGACACGCTGGCTATCTTGCTGACCGAGATTGAGCGTGCCATCTCTGTGTTCGGCTACTACCCACCCAATTGCATAGCAGCCGCCCCAGTCATGGACCATGACAAACACTCTATCCACACCTCACAGCCCCCTCGTATAACTCACTTGCCCTttccaccgcagcgcgtcaACAGCCCCAGACGCTCGTCATTGCAAAGGTCCACGATGTCAGtctccgccacggcagcagcagcagcagccacaatGCAGAATCGCCGGATTATTCGCCGTGCCTCATCAGCAGAGCtagagaagcagcgcgcgctcttctcccccacGCACGACACAGGAGGTCTGCTAGCACCTTTCCAAGAGTTGAATGTGTAG
- a CDS encoding hypothetical protein (TriTrypDB/GeneDB-style sysID: LpmP.20.3130), whose amino-acid sequence MSKLLSWMGPVAVGASVAYVYAANHPSANQLESGVAYQFPLTTLKYCGILFLIYVSGVMPRNPLFPSFVFRHNIFPLLYKLYCSYAIGYCVLRPIMHHPVAYPHSNHHNGIRCIDAGSPLRLKRAPPGTTDAFSFLTRFYARAGGVVDVDLWNGSAVRGVAVVPVPIFGDNYAYLIVSMQTHKVAAVDPADPEMVLRIMESLRTTLQIPLQLTEVLTTHKHWDHAGGNEMLAKFSKKELSVPPRGEAGVNYASDIPLLDPNLRFIGSEEDAPLCCDVLVNDASPVFEIMGGAAKVQAMAAPGHTKGSLVFVVGSAEEGVFTATPARVAVFTGDSLFCGGCGAPFETASVAQIMKARATFLKDPRMRTQPGTGQEVTDEDILLYVGHEYTERLLTEVMTLMTRVITRSRAPCDPRCKDYVRAVADSLREVKMLRTESDGLTDAAHIGCETDTQKPRFRLPSCTVPSSLAVEKTVNPLLTVDDEVLVALAKAEKDGPIDSNEVERAIYCSDRRCLPTLTK is encoded by the coding sequence ATGAGCAAACTGTTGTCATGGATGGGGCCAGTGGCCGTGGGGGCATCTGTGGCTTACGTGTATGCCGCCAACCACCCCTCCGCAAACCAGCTGGAAAGCGGGGTTGCCTACCAGTTCCCTCTCACCACGCTCAAGTACTGTGGTATTCTATTTCTTATCTACGTATCGGGCGTGATGCCACGAAATCCGCTCTTCCCCAGCTTTGTATTTCGCCACAACATCTTTCCTCTGCTATACAAGCTGTACTGCAGCTACGCCATTGGCTACTGCGTTCTCCGCCCCATCATGCATCACCCCGTTGCCTACCCGCACTCGAACCACCACAACGGAATTCGCTGCATCGACGCTGGCAGTCCGCTGCGACTGAAGCGTGCCCCGCCCGGTACCACTGAcgccttttcgtttctcaCCAGGTTCTACGCGCGAGCCGGCGGTGTCGTAGATGTCGACCTGTGGAACGGATCGGCCGTGCGTGGTGTTGCCGTCGTGCCGGTTCCCATCTTCGGTGACAACTACGCCTACCTTATCGTTTCAATGCAAACGCACAAAGTCGCTGCGGTCGACCCGGCGGATCCAGAGATGGTGCTGCGCATCATGGAATCCCTCCGCACTACTCTGCAAataccgctgcagctgaccgAAGTGCTCACGACCCACAAGCACTGGGACCATGCAGGGGGCAATGAGATGCTAGCGAAGTTTTCGAAAAAGGAGCTATCGGTGCCACCGCGTGGGGAGGCCGGCGTCAACTATGCTTCAGATATCCCCTTGCTTGATCCCAACCTGCGCTTTATCGGATCTGAGGAAGACGCGCCTCTCTGCTGTGACGTCCTGGTCAACGACGCGTCGCCTGTGTTCGAAATTATGGGCGGTGCAGCGAAGGTGCAGGCAATGGCTGCCCCCGGCCACACGAAGGGGTCCTTAGTTTTTGTCGTAGGGTCAGCAGAGGAGGGTGTCTTTACCGCCACCCCGGCCCGCGTCGCCGTCTTCACAGGCGACAGTCTTTTCTGCGGTGGGTGTGGCGCGCCGTTTGAGACAGCCTCAGTAGCCCAGATCATGAAGGCGCGCGCGACGTTTCTGAAGGACCCACGCATGCGAACGCAACCCGGTACTGGGCAAGAGGTGACTGACGAGGACATCCTTCTGTACGTTGGGCACGAGTACACCGAACGGCTGTTGACAGAAGTGATGACACTGATGACGCGCGTCATAACAAGGAGCCGCGCCCCCTGCGACCCGCGCTGTAAGGACTACGTACGTGCAGTCGCTGATTCACTACGCGAGGTGAAGATGCTGCGCACTGAGTCGGATGGGCTCACAGATGCGGCGCACATAGGGTGCGAGACGGATACGCAGAAGCCGCGATTCCGTCTTCCGTCGTGCACTGTGCCGTCGTCGCTAGCGGTGGAAAAGACTGTGAACCCGCTCTTGACCGTCGATGACGAGGTGCTTGTCGCACTGGcgaaagcagaaaaggatGGCCCAATAGACTCGAATGAGGTGGAGCGGGCGATCTACTGCTCTGACCGCCGTTGCCTCCCTACTTTGACGAAGTAG
- a CDS encoding cleavage and polyadenylation specificity factor, putative (TriTrypDB/GeneDB-style sysID: LpmP.20.3140): protein MAAPFLPEAESTAVPATLRSNVQDEVEVLPIGSGGEVGRSCVVVHYKGRGVMLDCGNHPAKSGLDSLPFFDSIKCDEIDVVLITHFHLDHCGALPYFCNQTSFKGRVFMTSATKAFYKMVMNDFLRIGAGASDLVTSEWLQSTIDRIETIEYHEEVTVNGISFQPFNAGHVLGAAMFMVDIAGMRALYTGDFSRVPDRHLLGAEVPPYSPDILIAESTNGIRELESREEREHLFTSSVHDVVRRGGRCLVPVFALGRAQELLLILEEFWDAHKELQNIPIYYASSLAQRCMKLYQTFVSAMNDRVKQQHANHHNPFVFKYIHSLIDTKSFEDNGPCVVLASPGMLQSGISLELFERWCGDRRNGIIMAGYCVDGTIAKDVLAKPKEVAKPDGKVLPLRMSTIEAVSFSAHSDGRQTRDFIHHLTKVKHTILVHGNPGAMGQLKNKLLQDFRDRNMSVYTTMNQESIRIPFVQERTAKVMGKLANMSLRAGEFVSGVMLVSGQHQYSIVHPDDVPVFTDLSVNRVQQAMVLPLPRHRSPLEVLQVLQRYFAQSKLFEDVAPRQSTQQEATEAQQAAAERGETRDLDTTLLFVSKDVTVDVHKSSQAQTTLTITWYSSHYNDLLADVTCIALAKLAEEPHEAEGEDVLVPADVSGQDRIFRVKCFHSMISQFYSSVKTNLSSGSCSVTLADGQVANIVDCIEVYLESSTGKKDVDYDAPEVQKLKQILKRIYLTLFPIPVDNGWCDCGMIHGEEPVAE from the coding sequence ATGGCAGCACCGTTTCTGCCCGAGGCAGAGAGCACTGCTGTGCCAGCAACCCTCCGCTCCAATGTACAGGACGAGGTGGAAGTGCTGCCCattggcagcggcggcgaggtggGCCGCTCGTGCGTCGTGGTGCACTACAAGGGGCGCGGGGTCATGCTTGACTGCGGCAACCACCCGGCCAAAAGCGGCCTtgactccctccccttctttgaCAGCATCAAGTGCGACGAAATCGACGTGGTGCTCATCACGCACTTCCACCTGGATCACTGCGGGGCACTGCCATACTTTTGCAACCAGACGTCCTTCAAGGGCCGCGTTTTCATGACCAGTGCCACCAAGGCCTTCTACAAGATGGTCATGAACGACTTCTTGCGCATCGGCGCCGGAGCCAGCGACCTTGTCACGAGTGAGTGGTTGCAGAGCACAATCGACCGTATCGAGACCATTGAGTACCACGAAGAGGTCACCGTGAACGGCATCTCCTTCCAGCCGTTCAACGCCGGCCACGTGCTTGGGGCAGCCATGTTCATGGTCGACATCGCCGGCATGCGTGCCCTGTACACCGGCGACTTTTCCCGAGTACCGGACCGCCATCTGCTGGGGGCAGAGGTGCCGCCCTACTCACCGGACATCCTGATTGCGGAGAGCACAAACGGCATCCGCGAACTCGAGTCCCGCGAAGAGCGCGAGCACCTCTTCACGAGCAGCGTGCACGACGTTGTGCGCCGCGGTGGTCGTTGTCTGGTGCCCGTCTTTGCCCTAGGCCgtgcgcaggagctgctccTCATTCTCGAGGAGTTCTGGGATGCGCATAAGGAGCTGCAGAACATTCCCATCTACTACGCCTCTTCCCTGGCGCAGCGCTGTATGAAACTCTACCAAACCTTCGTCAGCGCCATGAACGACCgggtgaagcagcagcacgccaaTCATCACAACCCTTTCGTCTTCAAGTACATTCACTCGCTCATAGACACAAAGTCCTTCGAGGACAACGGCCCGTGCGTGGTACTGGCCTCTCCTGGCATGCTTCAGTCCGGGATCTCGCTGGAACTGTTCGAGCGTTGGTGCGGTGACCGTCGCAACGGTATCATCATGGCGGGCTACTGCGTCGACGGCACTATTGCAAAGGACGTGCTCGCAAAGCCTaaggaggtggcgaagcCGGACGGCAAAGTGCTACCGCTGCGTATGAGCACCATCGAGgccgtctctttctctgcccaCTCAGACGGTCGGCAGACACGCGACTTCATTCACCACCTTACCAAGGTGAAGCACACAATCCTGGTGCACGGCAACCCTGGTGCCATGGGGCAGCTCAAGAACAAGCTCCTTCAGGACTTCCGGGACCGCAACATGTCCGTCTACACCACCATGAACCAAGAGTCGATCCGCATTCCATTTGTACAGGAGCGCACCGCGAAAGTAATGGGCAAGCTGGCAAACATGAGCCTGCGGGCGGGCGAGTTTGTGAGCGGCGTGATGCTCGTGTCCGGCCAGCACCAGTACAGTATCGTCCATCCCGATGACGTGCCGGTGTTCACCGATCTCAGCGTGAACCGTGTTCAGCAGGCGATGGTCCTCCCCCTGCCGCGCCACCGCTCACCGCTGGAGGTGTTGCAGGTGCTTCAGCGATACTTTGCACAGAGCAAACTGTTCGAGGATGTGGCGCCGCGCCAGTCCACTCAGCAGGAGGCcacagaggcgcagcaggcagcTGCCGAGCGTGGTGAGACCCGCGACCTCGACACGACGCTGCTGTTTGTCTCCAAAGATGTCACCGTCGACGTGCACAAGAGCTCGCAGGCGCAGACGACGCTCACCATCACGTGGTACAGCAGCCACTATAACGACCTCCTCGCTGACGTCACGTGCATTGCGCTGGCCAAGCTTGCTGAGGAGCCGCATGAGGCGGAAGGGGAGGACGTGCTCGTGCCTGCCGACGTCTCCGGTCAGGACCGTATCTTCCGGGTCAAGTGTTTTCACTCCATGATCTCGCAGTTCTATTCATCCGTCAAAACGAACTTGTCGtcgggcagctgcagtgttACCCTTGCGGATGGACAGGTGGCGAACATTGTGGACTGTATCGAGGTCTACTTGGAGAGCAGCACTGGTAAGAAGGACGTCGACTACGACGCACCAGAGGTTCAGAAGCTGAAGCAGATCCTGAAGCGCATCTATCTAACGTTGTTTCCCATTCCAGTGGACAACGGCTGGTGCGACTGCGGCATGATTCATGGCGAGGAACCGGTCGCGGAGTAG